One Sagittula sp. P11 DNA window includes the following coding sequences:
- a CDS encoding helix-turn-helix transcriptional regulator, whose product MAKTIRSKGQVALCQALVDARVKAGLGQKDLADRLRCHQSLIARLESGQRRVDVVELVVLARAIGFDPFEVLAIVEAATEPDHRI is encoded by the coding sequence GTGGCAAAGACAATCAGAAGCAAGGGACAAGTGGCACTCTGTCAGGCGTTGGTCGACGCCCGTGTCAAAGCGGGCCTTGGTCAGAAAGACCTGGCAGACAGGCTCAGATGCCACCAGTCCCTTATTGCCCGCCTTGAGAGCGGCCAGCGCCGGGTCGACGTTGTCGAGCTGGTCGTCTTGGCGCGCGCCATCGGCTTTGACCCGTTCGAGGTTCTGGCGATCGTTGAAGCCGCCACGGAGCCCGACCACAGGATTTGA
- a CDS encoding ZIP family metal transporter — protein sequence MEPLSPIALGFLGSLAAGSLTAVGAVPVLFGRIPSRATRDLLLGFAAGVMLAASFFSLIIPALDAAEGQFDNGALPAAIVCVAILLGMGAIALMNERLPHEHFKTGREGPDAASLRRVWLFIIAITIHNFPEGLAVGVGFGADGLSGGLPLAIGIGLQNAPEGLAVAVSLLGEGYSRLRAWGIAALTGLVEPVGGLLGAGIISLSQPLLPWGLAFAAGAMLYVISHEIIPETHRSGHQNRATLGLAVGLVIMLFLDVWLG from the coding sequence TTGGAACCCCTCTCCCCCATAGCGCTTGGCTTTCTTGGAAGCCTGGCCGCCGGATCGCTGACCGCGGTCGGGGCGGTCCCCGTTCTTTTTGGGCGCATCCCGTCCCGGGCCACGCGCGATCTGCTGCTTGGCTTCGCGGCGGGTGTCATGCTCGCGGCTTCGTTCTTCTCGCTGATCATCCCGGCTCTCGACGCAGCTGAAGGACAGTTCGACAACGGTGCTCTCCCGGCGGCCATCGTATGTGTTGCGATCCTGCTTGGCATGGGCGCGATCGCTCTGATGAACGAACGGCTACCGCATGAACATTTCAAGACGGGGCGGGAAGGTCCCGACGCCGCATCGCTGCGGCGCGTCTGGCTTTTCATCATCGCGATCACTATCCACAATTTTCCCGAAGGGCTTGCCGTCGGCGTCGGGTTCGGGGCTGACGGTTTGTCGGGCGGGTTGCCACTTGCGATCGGTATTGGATTACAGAATGCCCCCGAAGGTCTGGCGGTGGCGGTTTCGTTGCTCGGCGAGGGCTATTCCAGGCTTCGCGCCTGGGGCATCGCCGCTCTGACCGGTCTCGTCGAGCCCGTCGGTGGACTTCTCGGCGCAGGGATTATCAGTCTTTCGCAACCGCTGCTGCCCTGGGGTCTCGCCTTCGCAGCAGGTGCGATGCTCTACGTCATCAGCCACGAGATCATTCCGGAAACCCACCGATCCGGCCATCAGAACAGGGCGACGCTCGGCCTCGCCGTTGGTCTTGTGATCATGTTGTTCCTCGACGTCTGGCTGGGATAA
- a CDS encoding disulfide bond formation protein B produces MTRLSGETALGLAWIIALTASLAVLFIGEVLGQTPCVLCWFQRAFMFPLGIILGLGLWWQDRRVGRYGIALALGGAAVALWHLGLYVGVIPERIQPCTATGPSCTDDNQLVFGIPIPLMALVAFAMIGLLSALSLKETQK; encoded by the coding sequence ATGACCCGACTTTCCGGAGAGACGGCCCTTGGCCTGGCCTGGATCATCGCGCTCACCGCGTCGCTTGCCGTGCTCTTCATCGGCGAGGTTCTGGGGCAGACACCTTGCGTGCTCTGCTGGTTCCAGCGTGCCTTCATGTTCCCCTTGGGCATCATCCTCGGGCTTGGGCTGTGGTGGCAGGATCGGCGCGTGGGTCGCTACGGGATCGCGCTGGCTTTGGGCGGTGCCGCCGTCGCGCTTTGGCACTTGGGCCTCTATGTCGGCGTTATCCCCGAGCGTATCCAGCCCTGCACGGCGACCGGCCCATCCTGTACCGACGACAATCAACTGGTCTTCGGCATTCCGATTCCTTTGATGGCGCTCGTCGCCTTCGCGATGATCGGTCTGCTGTCGGCTCTCTCACTGAAGGAAACACAAAAATGA
- a CDS encoding SCO family protein has translation MAGAAAFVFIWLLLWSDYRADLARTESEPPFLADFELTDHRGMVQTDEDFAGRWMLVFFGFTNCPDVCPTTLSEVAAVMEGLGDEAAMVQPIFITIDPERDTPTALAEYVPLFDAGIIGLTGTPEQIAATSETFPIFFERIEQATAPGGYTMGHTSHLFLFDTQAGFADSWPYGTPAEEILADLRQRI, from the coding sequence TTGGCGGGCGCGGCGGCGTTCGTTTTCATCTGGCTGTTGCTATGGTCCGACTACCGTGCCGATCTTGCCCGCACCGAGAGTGAACCACCGTTTCTTGCTGATTTCGAACTGACCGATCATCGCGGCATGGTCCAAACGGACGAAGATTTCGCAGGGCGCTGGATGCTGGTCTTCTTTGGCTTCACCAATTGCCCCGACGTCTGTCCGACAACACTGTCCGAAGTCGCGGCCGTGATGGAGGGCCTGGGCGATGAGGCAGCAATGGTTCAGCCGATTTTCATAACGATTGATCCGGAGCGGGATACGCCGACTGCACTTGCCGAGTATGTGCCCCTGTTCGACGCAGGGATCATCGGGCTGACCGGTACACCGGAGCAGATCGCCGCGACATCCGAAACCTTTCCGATATTCTTTGAGCGGATCGAGCAGGCGACTGCGCCGGGCGGATACACGATGGGTCACACGTCGCATCTTTTCCTTTTCGACACGCAAGCAGGCTTCGCGGACTCCTGGCCCTACGGCACGCCCGCCGAAGAGATCCTCGCCGATCTGAGACAGAGGATCTGA
- a CDS encoding DUF411 domain-containing protein, with protein MKRFTPALAIAFALLPAAQAVAEAIQIDVRKTNGCGCCLSWMKHLEENGFAPMGEDMFGGSLVRFKLDNGVPQRMVSCHTALVDGYVIEGHVPAADIQRLLEDRPDAVGLAVPGMPYGSPGMGPEDDREAYDVFLIHEDGSTEVYTSYSAPD; from the coding sequence ATGAAACGATTTACTCCCGCCCTTGCCATCGCATTTGCCTTGCTTCCTGCGGCGCAGGCCGTCGCAGAGGCGATTCAGATCGACGTCCGGAAGACAAACGGCTGCGGCTGTTGCCTGTCCTGGATGAAGCACCTCGAGGAGAATGGCTTCGCGCCGATGGGCGAGGACATGTTCGGAGGATCTCTTGTGCGCTTCAAACTCGACAATGGCGTGCCGCAGCGCATGGTCTCCTGCCATACGGCTTTGGTCGACGGCTATGTGATCGAGGGCCACGTGCCGGCGGCTGACATCCAACGCCTGCTGGAGGACCGGCCAGACGCGGTAGGCCTGGCGGTGCCGGGAATGCCCTACGGGTCGCCCGGCATGGGACCGGAGGACGACCGGGAGGCTTACGATGTCTTCCTGATCCACGAAGACGGATCGACCGAGGTCTACACCAGCTACTCGGCTCCTGACTGA
- the lnt gene encoding apolipoprotein N-acyltransferase, producing MKPGLPQFVSEDLNLFQRMGLALAAGGLTVLTLPPFSWLIAVPVAFSVLFIVLRNISTSRAFLVGWAFGLGQFGIGISWIAESFYVDAERFGALAIPAVAGLSAGLAIFPGMAAMLFAAIMQRRAVGGIAAGLLFATCWVATEWLRGHVLTGFPWNLAAYALVDYAALRQPAAWVGSYGLGFLTVFIGILPGVLTVAAPKRRAPVLVLFAVAVAGFWVGGALRSGQDVPPTDVALRIVQGNVPQVEKWVPGSRQRTLEKYLGLSAQPGRFDLLLWPETAFPGFLDEDAAARARISAALPDGRILLTGAPDRVEGDGGTRYFNTVQAYDGSGEVLTGYAKHHLVPFGEYVPLKGWLPIERLTEGLGDFTPGPGPRTLAIPGAPLVAVAICYEIIFPGHVVDDLFRPDWIFNATNDAWFGTSIGPEQHLASARMRAVEEGLPVVRAANTGISAIIDANGNVVARLDTGETGTIDAGLPGARTPTPYARFGDWTLLVLVFGCWVFGWLASLLGRDPDARHFGTEVS from the coding sequence ATGAAGCCGGGATTGCCGCAGTTCGTTAGTGAGGACCTGAACCTGTTCCAGCGCATGGGTCTTGCCCTTGCTGCCGGCGGATTGACGGTTTTGACTCTTCCGCCGTTTTCTTGGCTCATCGCGGTCCCTGTCGCCTTCTCCGTGCTCTTTATCGTTCTCCGGAACATCTCAACCTCGCGCGCTTTCCTTGTCGGTTGGGCTTTCGGACTGGGCCAATTCGGGATTGGAATTTCCTGGATCGCCGAGAGCTTTTACGTCGATGCCGAACGTTTCGGCGCACTGGCGATTCCGGCGGTCGCGGGTCTGTCCGCCGGACTTGCCATCTTCCCGGGCATGGCGGCGATGCTTTTTGCCGCCATCATGCAGCGCCGAGCTGTCGGCGGCATTGCGGCGGGCCTGCTGTTTGCAACCTGCTGGGTGGCCACGGAATGGCTGCGGGGTCATGTCCTGACAGGGTTTCCCTGGAACCTTGCCGCTTATGCCCTTGTCGACTATGCCGCCCTGCGCCAACCCGCCGCCTGGGTCGGAAGCTACGGTTTGGGCTTTCTCACGGTCTTCATCGGCATATTGCCAGGTGTGTTGACTGTGGCGGCGCCAAAGAGACGCGCGCCTGTTCTCGTGCTCTTCGCCGTTGCTGTGGCGGGTTTCTGGGTTGGCGGTGCGCTTCGGTCAGGGCAGGACGTGCCGCCGACAGACGTTGCTTTGCGCATCGTCCAAGGCAATGTGCCACAAGTCGAGAAGTGGGTACCGGGCAGCCGCCAGCGAACCTTGGAAAAATACCTGGGCTTGTCCGCGCAACCCGGACGTTTCGATTTGCTGCTTTGGCCGGAAACGGCCTTCCCCGGCTTTCTGGACGAAGATGCTGCGGCACGCGCGCGGATATCTGCAGCTTTGCCAGACGGCAGGATCCTACTGACAGGTGCGCCTGACCGAGTGGAGGGCGATGGGGGAACCAGATATTTCAACACGGTTCAGGCCTATGACGGCAGCGGCGAGGTTCTGACGGGGTATGCAAAACATCATCTTGTTCCGTTCGGGGAATATGTGCCCCTGAAAGGCTGGCTGCCCATCGAGCGGCTGACCGAAGGGTTGGGCGATTTCACGCCGGGACCAGGGCCGCGCACGCTGGCGATCCCTGGCGCGCCTCTGGTCGCGGTGGCGATCTGTTACGAGATCATCTTTCCGGGCCACGTGGTCGATGACCTTTTCCGCCCCGACTGGATATTCAACGCCACAAATGATGCCTGGTTCGGAACCAGCATCGGACCCGAGCAGCACCTCGCCTCCGCGCGGATGCGCGCGGTCGAGGAGGGACTTCCCGTGGTCCGGGCGGCCAACACTGGGATATCCGCGATCATCGACGCCAATGGAAATGTCGTCGCGCGTCTTGATACCGGGGAAACAGGCACCATTGATGCCGGCCTGCCGGGCGCGCGTACTCCAACGCCCTATGCGCGGTTCGGCGACTGGACCTTGTTGGTTCTTGTTTTTGGGTGCTGGGTCTTCGGCTGGCTGGCCAGTTTGCTCGGACGAGATCCCGATGCGCGGCATTTTGGAACGGAGGTATCCTGA
- a CDS encoding SCO family protein, translated as MQRRQLLLYGAAGAGVLGLTLFVGWWRVDGPGAPEPKGQRPLPLSAMEFRLTDHEENEVGPGNLIGRPTMVFFGFTYCPDVCPTTLSDISGWLEELGDEASEMNVVFITVDPERDTVEAMAEYVGYFHPVIRGWTGPEDQIARAAEGFRASFERVPTEGGGYTMNHTASVFLFDAEGELVTMIDYHEQREFAVPKIQRALTEDVEGAT; from the coding sequence ATGCAACGTCGGCAGCTCCTTCTATACGGCGCAGCCGGTGCCGGCGTTCTTGGCCTGACGCTCTTCGTGGGCTGGTGGCGGGTGGACGGGCCCGGTGCGCCTGAACCAAAAGGGCAGCGGCCCCTGCCCCTATCGGCGATGGAGTTCCGGCTGACCGACCACGAGGAAAATGAGGTAGGGCCTGGCAACCTGATCGGTCGTCCCACAATGGTGTTTTTCGGGTTCACCTACTGCCCGGACGTCTGCCCGACGACCCTATCGGATATTTCCGGCTGGCTTGAGGAACTGGGCGACGAAGCATCAGAGATGAACGTGGTCTTCATCACGGTCGACCCGGAGCGGGACACGGTCGAGGCCATGGCCGAATATGTCGGCTATTTTCATCCGGTCATTCGTGGCTGGACGGGGCCGGAAGACCAAATTGCCCGCGCTGCAGAAGGGTTTCGTGCCTCATTTGAGCGCGTCCCGACTGAGGGCGGCGGCTATACGATGAACCATACGGCAAGCGTATTCCTGTTCGATGCCGAGGGTGAGCTCGTCACCATGATCGACTATCACGAGCAAAGAGAATTCGCGGTGCCGAAGATCCAGCGCGCACTGACAGAAGACGTAGAGGGGGCAACATGA
- a CDS encoding M23 family metallopeptidase, translated as MKIRTVLAAVAVAGAFSVTAIAISGVLSKEPVPPAIAEATLWTPNPLAPPRITETNSVRPTLAQADIAFEFRPRPLLTVSPADTSLPSIEPPLVTWSREIASGETLDAVLSDAGLDASDRAEIALAIGTEYDLRRLRPGHIITVVSTTDDNPRRVELAVEDGVRIEAVFGEQLAARVLDPDPELVTFAGEAVIESSIFAALNTADIPARFAVDLAQMLGGTVDFRRDLAGGETMRLLWREARDGNKRIGQPELAFAALDIDGSVYEIVWPNDGSGQATIYVDGEVLRVFAQPVEGARLSSVFGRRTHPVYGNVRMHTGVDFAAARGTPVQATAPGRVSFIGRRGGYGRVVEIAHGSDTLTRYAHLSAVPDGLTQGQRVMAGDMIGRVGATGTATGPNLHYEVLVDGRPTDPLSDDRLAEAAEREADDTAALERLREARSLLAERLASEFAQTTTERL; from the coding sequence ATGAAGATAAGAACTGTCTTGGCGGCCGTTGCGGTCGCAGGCGCATTTTCGGTGACCGCCATCGCCATCTCTGGCGTTCTGTCCAAAGAACCGGTGCCCCCTGCGATTGCTGAAGCGACCCTCTGGACTCCCAATCCGCTTGCGCCGCCTCGGATTACCGAAACCAATTCGGTCCGCCCTACACTCGCCCAGGCGGATATCGCATTCGAGTTCAGACCCCGGCCGCTCCTGACCGTTTCCCCCGCTGATACCTCCTTGCCATCTATCGAGCCCCCGCTGGTCACCTGGTCGCGGGAGATTGCGTCCGGCGAGACGCTTGATGCGGTCCTTTCCGATGCGGGGCTGGATGCTTCGGATCGCGCCGAAATCGCCTTGGCGATTGGCACGGAATACGATCTGCGCCGTCTGCGTCCGGGTCACATCATTACGGTGGTTTCCACAACGGACGACAACCCGCGTCGTGTAGAGCTCGCCGTCGAAGACGGTGTCCGGATAGAGGCGGTCTTCGGCGAACAGCTTGCCGCCCGCGTGTTGGACCCGGATCCCGAATTGGTGACTTTCGCCGGCGAGGCGGTGATCGAGAGCTCGATTTTCGCCGCCCTGAACACGGCAGACATCCCCGCCCGTTTTGCGGTGGACCTGGCGCAGATGCTGGGCGGCACCGTGGATTTCCGTCGTGATCTTGCGGGTGGCGAGACGATGCGCCTCCTTTGGCGCGAGGCCCGAGACGGGAACAAGAGGATTGGTCAGCCCGAGCTTGCCTTTGCCGCACTGGATATCGATGGCTCGGTCTATGAAATCGTCTGGCCGAACGACGGCAGCGGCCAAGCGACGATCTATGTCGACGGAGAAGTCCTGCGCGTGTTTGCGCAACCGGTCGAAGGTGCACGGCTGAGTTCTGTGTTCGGGCGCCGCACCCATCCGGTCTACGGCAATGTACGGATGCACACAGGAGTCGACTTCGCGGCGGCGCGCGGCACGCCGGTACAGGCGACGGCGCCGGGCCGCGTTAGCTTCATCGGCCGACGCGGTGGGTATGGCCGGGTCGTCGAGATCGCTCATGGCTCCGACACCCTGACGCGCTATGCGCATCTGAGCGCCGTACCGGACGGGCTCACACAAGGGCAACGCGTGATGGCCGGAGATATGATCGGGCGGGTCGGTGCGACGGGTACCGCGACAGGCCCCAACCTACATTACGAAGTGCTGGTGGACGGTCGCCCAACCGACCCTCTCTCTGACGACCGATTGGCAGAGGCGGCCGAGCGTGAAGCGGACGACACGGCCGCGCTTGAGCGACTGCGTGAGGCGCGTTCACTTCTTGCTGAGAGGCTCGCCAGCGAATTTGCACAGACGACAACCGAAAGGCTTTGA
- a CDS encoding copper chaperone PCu(A)C, with protein MVKKLRYTNALAVLLTVAGLSAPALAGSEDVVVENAWSRASIGVNRPGAAYMTVRNTGEDAVTLTGLATPLAMMPEIHESKTNSDGVSSMAPAGEITIEPGQSVALEPGGLHAMLMKLQEPMTEGENFPLTLTFSDGGKVTVEVPILGIAARGPEG; from the coding sequence GTGGTGAAGAAGTTGAGATATACCAATGCATTGGCCGTGCTTTTGACGGTTGCAGGGCTGTCGGCCCCCGCACTGGCCGGTTCGGAGGATGTCGTGGTCGAGAATGCGTGGTCCCGCGCCTCGATCGGCGTCAACAGGCCAGGTGCCGCCTATATGACCGTGCGCAACACGGGTGAAGACGCCGTTACGCTGACCGGACTTGCGACACCGCTGGCAATGATGCCCGAGATCCATGAGTCGAAAACCAACTCCGATGGCGTCAGTTCCATGGCGCCTGCAGGCGAGATCACGATTGAGCCCGGCCAAAGCGTGGCATTGGAGCCGGGCGGGTTGCACGCCATGCTCATGAAGCTGCAAGAGCCGATGACCGAAGGCGAGAATTTCCCGCTGACACTGACCTTCTCGGATGGCGGCAAGGTGACGGTCGAGGTCCCAATCCTCGGAATCGCCGCGCGTGGACCGGAGGGCTGA
- the lspA gene encoding signal peptidase II — MRTCLFVGLLAALIAFLVDQATKAIVVSNATVLSSGVSVFPGFNLIYLRNDGVTFGLLGGAPWWSLVLLALGICVWLAFMLVRTSSRVEAIAYGAIIGGALGNILDRLRYRAVTDFLDFYIGTAHWPAFNMADVFVVGGVMLLLIAPWVGARLQTDS; from the coding sequence ATGAGAACTTGCCTCTTCGTCGGTCTGCTTGCTGCGCTGATCGCCTTTCTTGTCGATCAGGCAACGAAGGCAATCGTTGTGTCCAATGCGACTGTTCTTAGTTCCGGCGTATCGGTCTTTCCCGGCTTCAATCTCATCTACCTGCGCAATGACGGAGTGACCTTCGGGCTTCTCGGCGGCGCGCCGTGGTGGAGCCTTGTCTTACTGGCGCTTGGCATCTGCGTCTGGCTGGCGTTCATGCTGGTCCGTACCAGCAGCCGGGTCGAGGCCATTGCCTATGGTGCGATCATCGGCGGTGCACTCGGCAATATTCTGGACCGCCTGCGCTATCGTGCGGTGACGGATTTCCTCGATTTCTACATCGGGACGGCGCACTGGCCTGCCTTCAACATGGCCGATGTTTTTGTGGTTGGCGGCGTGATGCTGCTGCTCATTGCGCCGTGGGTTGGCGCTCGACTTCAGACCGATTCATGA
- a CDS encoding cation transporter → MAEQRNATERRTLWIVLGLNIGLAVAFFASGAFGESSALIANGLDNLSDSFVYAISLFALSRSAKWKRGAANVSGGLLILFALGILYDAWRRYVGGSDPLGTIMIVMALVAAAINALCVWLLARLRDPDVNIRAANTFSWNDFAANLGIVVAGGLVAWLGTNWPDLVVGVIVAGIAAWGGVGILRDAHGEHHKAVHNDDQVTKDSA, encoded by the coding sequence ATGGCGGAGCAGAGAAACGCAACGGAAAGACGCACACTCTGGATCGTGCTGGGTCTCAACATCGGGCTGGCAGTCGCTTTCTTCGCCTCGGGCGCATTCGGCGAGTCAAGCGCGCTTATCGCCAATGGCCTCGACAATCTGTCGGACAGTTTCGTCTACGCGATCAGCCTCTTCGCGCTGTCCCGCTCCGCCAAGTGGAAGCGCGGAGCGGCGAACGTTTCGGGCGGCCTGCTGATCCTCTTCGCCCTTGGAATCCTGTATGACGCGTGGCGCCGCTACGTCGGCGGATCGGATCCTCTTGGCACGATCATGATTGTCATGGCGCTGGTAGCGGCGGCCATCAACGCACTTTGCGTCTGGCTGCTGGCACGGCTTCGCGATCCAGACGTAAACATCCGAGCGGCGAATACGTTCAGCTGGAACGACTTCGCGGCCAATCTCGGAATCGTCGTCGCAGGCGGGCTCGTAGCCTGGCTCGGAACGAATTGGCCGGACCTTGTCGTGGGCGTGATTGTCGCCGGCATCGCGGCCTGGGGTGGCGTCGGAATCCTGAGAGACGCGCATGGTGAACACCACAAGGCGGTGCACAATGACGATCAGGTAACCAAGGACTCGGCCTGA
- a CDS encoding STAS/SEC14 domain-containing protein — MFTETLTAHDDTIGLACEGKLSESDLKRMHALLHERLQETSKPGLVLDLTRFEGYDGPSALLEDLKIDTAHRNDFRRVAVVGEGALLEWGTRFADVLTTAELR; from the coding sequence ATGTTCACCGAGACACTGACAGCTCATGACGACACGATTGGCCTCGCCTGCGAGGGCAAGCTCAGCGAAAGCGACCTGAAACGGATGCACGCCCTGCTTCATGAGCGCCTGCAAGAGACAAGTAAGCCCGGCCTGGTTCTCGATCTCACGAGGTTCGAAGGCTACGATGGGCCGTCCGCTCTGCTCGAAGATCTGAAAATCGACACAGCCCATAGGAATGACTTCCGCCGCGTCGCTGTGGTGGGCGAAGGGGCTTTGTTGGAGTGGGGAACCAGGTTCGCCGACGTGCTGACCACGGCAGAACTCCGTTAG
- a CDS encoding thioredoxin domain-containing protein, which translates to MKRRGLILSVLALGVAGFGGAAWYATRPDPIAASDPIDPEMADALIRPYSPILGPEDAPVTIVEFFDPACEACRAFYPVVEDIMAEHGDAVRVVIRYTPFHGEASVEAIRVLEAARMQDVFEPVLEAVLREQPRWASHGTPAPGLILEIAASGGLDVEAARTQMLAPGVVAVLNQDRADVETVGVRQTPTFFVNGKPLDPFGEAELQRLVAVEVAASQS; encoded by the coding sequence ATGAAACGACGCGGCCTCATCCTGTCCGTTCTCGCGCTCGGGGTCGCCGGTTTCGGCGGTGCCGCCTGGTATGCCACCCGCCCCGACCCGATTGCCGCGTCCGATCCCATCGACCCTGAAATGGCCGACGCGCTGATCCGACCCTATTCCCCGATCCTCGGGCCCGAGGATGCGCCCGTAACCATCGTTGAATTCTTCGACCCGGCCTGCGAGGCATGCCGCGCTTTCTATCCGGTCGTCGAGGATATCATGGCGGAGCACGGAGACGCGGTGCGCGTTGTAATCCGCTATACGCCTTTTCACGGCGAGGCGTCGGTAGAAGCGATCCGTGTGCTCGAGGCGGCGCGCATGCAGGACGTGTTTGAACCTGTGCTCGAGGCAGTCTTGCGAGAGCAGCCCAGATGGGCGTCTCACGGGACCCCGGCACCCGGATTGATCCTTGAGATTGCAGCAAGCGGAGGTCTGGATGTCGAAGCTGCCCGGACACAGATGCTGGCCCCCGGTGTTGTGGCGGTGCTCAACCAGGACCGCGCCGATGTCGAGACAGTCGGGGTCCGCCAAACGCCCACGTTCTTCGTGAACGGCAAGCCTCTCGATCCGTTCGGTGAGGCCGAATTGCAGAGGCTGGTGGCAGTGGAAGTTGCGGCAAGCCAAAGCTGA
- the mntR gene encoding manganese-binding transcriptional regulator MntR has protein sequence MTKLQSQGREPFEAVDRAPEAQADGFATVRQAHESEMAEDYVELIAELIETRGEARPVEIAERLGVKPPTVTKNISRLKAAGLVRREPYRAIFLTDAGQDLAEICRRRHRVVVAFLLSLGIDEETAERDAEGIEHHVSGTTLEAFERRLNQK, from the coding sequence ATGACAAAGCTACAATCACAAGGGCGTGAGCCATTCGAAGCGGTCGACCGGGCTCCCGAGGCGCAGGCCGATGGCTTTGCGACCGTGCGTCAGGCACATGAAAGCGAGATGGCGGAGGATTACGTCGAACTGATCGCGGAACTGATCGAGACGCGCGGGGAGGCCAGACCGGTCGAGATCGCCGAGCGGCTTGGCGTGAAGCCGCCGACCGTGACCAAGAACATCTCGCGGCTCAAGGCTGCTGGTCTGGTCCGGCGGGAGCCATACCGCGCGATATTCCTCACCGATGCCGGGCAGGACCTCGCGGAGATCTGTCGACGCCGCCACAGGGTCGTCGTCGCCTTTCTTCTGAGCCTGGGAATCGACGAAGAGACCGCGGAACGCGATGCGGAAGGGATCGAGCATCACGTCAGCGGGACGACATTGGAGGCGTTCGAGCGACGGCTCAATCAGAAATGA
- a CDS encoding transglutaminase family protein, which yields MAKTRLLDFDATSIAKLIEERGWADLPSDDRIGAIYDFVRNEITFGYNRADDIPASEVLADGHGQCNTKGTLLMALLRGVGVRCRLPGFTIHKALQRGVVPELVYPLAPSEILHSWVEVDLGDGWVNHRQNFGFVRDLLYRHVIRHWMNARVRRIRRGILPPVPGFDRPNHRHEETNRAA from the coding sequence TTGGCCAAAACCCGGCTGCTGGATTTTGACGCGACCTCAATTGCAAAACTGATCGAGGAGCGCGGCTGGGCAGACCTTCCCAGCGACGACCGAATTGGGGCCATCTACGATTTCGTCAGGAACGAGATTACCTTCGGCTACAACCGCGCCGACGACATTCCGGCGTCCGAGGTCCTCGCAGATGGCCACGGGCAGTGCAACACCAAGGGCACGCTCCTCATGGCCCTGCTGCGTGGCGTGGGAGTTCGCTGCCGACTGCCCGGGTTCACAATCCACAAGGCGCTTCAGAGAGGCGTCGTTCCGGAACTCGTCTATCCCCTCGCGCCGTCCGAAATCCTCCACTCCTGGGTAGAGGTGGACTTGGGCGACGGATGGGTCAATCACCGCCAGAACTTCGGATTTGTGCGCGACTTGCTCTATCGCCACGTCATCCGTCACTGGATGAATGCCAGGGTTCGCCGCATCCGCCGCGGAATCTTGCCGCCGGTCCCCGGATTCGATCGGCCGAACCACCGCCATGAGGAGACGAACCGTGCCGCATGA
- a CDS encoding helix-turn-helix domain-containing protein, protein MLTIGTLAKKTGTKVQTIRYYEQIGLMPEPGRTEGGQRRYGDAELDRLSFVRHARQLGFSLDAIRELLDLSDHPGKSCAEADAIARRQLKQVEQRLARLEALRTELKRMVHECSGGQTSDCRVLEVLRDHSECLTDHEEIGA, encoded by the coding sequence ATGCTGACGATTGGGACGCTGGCGAAGAAGACCGGAACAAAGGTGCAGACCATCCGGTATTACGAGCAGATCGGACTTATGCCTGAGCCCGGCAGGACCGAGGGGGGCCAACGACGCTATGGCGACGCCGAACTCGACCGCTTGTCATTCGTCCGGCACGCACGGCAACTGGGGTTCTCGTTGGACGCGATCCGTGAGCTCCTCGATCTCAGCGATCATCCGGGAAAGTCCTGCGCTGAGGCGGATGCAATAGCCCGTCGGCAACTCAAACAGGTCGAGCAACGATTGGCGCGGCTCGAGGCGCTGCGGACGGAATTGAAGCGGATGGTGCATGAGTGCAGCGGCGGACAGACTTCTGATTGCCGTGTGCTCGAGGTACTGCGCGACCATTCCGAATGCCTGACCGACCATGAAGAGATCGGCGCCTGA